The Methanothermobacter tenebrarum genome has a segment encoding these proteins:
- the hypB gene encoding hydrogenase nickel incorporation protein HypB, giving the protein MHKIAEVEIQNDILIANKKLAKRNQRLLDKAGVFAIDFLGAVGSGKTTLIEKLIENMDYSIGVIAGDIISKFDAERVKKYNIPVVGLNTGKECHLDAHLVEHGLEDLPLDKIDLLFIENVGNLICPVDFDLGSHMRIVIISATEGDDTVQKHPLIFKEADLVIINKVDLADAVGADIDKMVEDVSRINPHVKVIKTSLKNDEGIKEVIEAILEAM; this is encoded by the coding sequence ATGCACAAGATTGCAGAGGTGGAAATACAAAATGATATACTGATAGCCAACAAAAAACTTGCAAAACGTAATCAAAGACTACTTGACAAGGCAGGGGTCTTTGCAATAGACTTCCTCGGAGCGGTAGGTTCAGGCAAAACCACGCTCATAGAGAAACTCATAGAAAATATGGATTATTCCATAGGCGTGATAGCAGGTGACATTATAAGCAAGTTTGATGCTGAAAGAGTTAAAAAGTATAACATCCCAGTAGTGGGTCTTAACACAGGCAAAGAGTGCCATCTTGACGCCCACCTCGTAGAACACGGCCTTGAAGACCTCCCACTTGATAAAATAGACCTATTATTCATAGAAAATGTGGGAAACCTCATATGTCCAGTCGATTTTGATCTTGGTTCGCATATGAGGATAGTTATCATAAGCGCCACAGAAGGTGATGACACCGTCCAGAAACACCCACTGATCTTCAAAGAGGCCGACCTCGTAATAATAAACAAGGTGGACCTTGCAGATGCAGTTGGCGCAGACATTGACAAAATGGTGGAAGACGTATCAAGGATCAACCCCCATGTAAAGGTTATAAAAACCAGCCTAAAAAATGATGAAGGGATTAAAGAGGTTATAGAAGCCATACTAGAGGCCATGTAA
- a CDS encoding DUF354 domain-containing protein yields MKVWIDITNAPHVRFFKNIIEYLQGEGEDVIITIRKFGDIHKLMRLFGFDFISIGKHGVSLAEKLKESTKRAYKLSKLIIEEKPDVGVSKHSIELPRVTFGLKIPSVYILDNEHAIAANKLTLPLCEKIIMPEVIDLWDVIKTGADPNSIIRYRGTSEILHFQNFKYNDKIFHDLKLELKKEKTILMRPEPALASYLDADCHKSVLTPIVEMLKDHANILVIPRFKEQAELFKGYENVTILKPPVDTFSLMKKCDLMIGAGGTMNREAALLGTPVISCYPGKPLAVDKFYIENGLMHRSTETDEIVKLALKLLLDDKKPPKIETDDLFKIIIENIYNAANKG; encoded by the coding sequence GTGAAGGTATGGATTGACATAACAAACGCACCCCATGTAAGATTTTTCAAGAATATCATTGAATACTTACAAGGGGAAGGGGAAGATGTCATTATAACCATCCGCAAATTTGGGGACATACACAAATTAATGAGATTATTCGGATTCGATTTCATATCAATAGGCAAACATGGAGTCTCATTAGCTGAAAAATTAAAGGAGAGCACTAAAAGGGCTTATAAGCTCTCAAAGCTGATAATAGAGGAGAAACCTGATGTTGGAGTGTCAAAGCATTCAATAGAACTTCCAAGGGTAACATTCGGCCTTAAAATCCCCAGTGTCTACATACTCGATAATGAACATGCAATAGCCGCTAATAAACTCACACTACCATTATGCGAGAAAATAATAATGCCAGAAGTCATAGACCTTTGGGATGTTATAAAAACAGGCGCGGACCCAAACTCCATAATACGTTACAGGGGCACATCAGAGATCCTACATTTCCAAAATTTCAAATACAATGATAAAATATTCCATGATCTTAAACTGGAACTAAAAAAAGAAAAGACCATCCTAATGCGGCCGGAACCGGCCTTAGCATCATATTTGGATGCAGACTGTCACAAATCAGTTTTAACGCCCATAGTTGAAATGCTCAAGGATCATGCTAACATACTAGTCATACCAAGATTCAAAGAACAAGCCGAATTGTTCAAAGGCTATGAGAATGTGACAATCCTTAAACCGCCAGTGGATACCTTTAGTCTGATGAAAAAATGTGACCTCATGATAGGGGCTGGGGGTACCATGAACCGTGAAGCCGCACTCCTAGGAACGCCTGTCATATCATGTTACCCTGGTAAACCATTAGCAGTAGATAAATTCTATATAGAGAATGGTCTAATGCACAGATCAACTGAAACGGATGAAATAGTAAAACTAGCCCTGAAATTGTTATTAGATGATAAAAAGCCGCCAAAAATAGAAACAGATGACCTATTTAAGATAATAATCGAAAACATTTACAATGCAGCTAATAAGGGTTAG
- the lonB gene encoding ATP-dependent protease LonB → MTSEVKKANMKESFSYETSKDIPVPKRLIDQIIGQEEAVETIKKAAEQRRNVLLIGEPGVGKSMLARAMAELLPREELKDILVYPNLDDPNNPVISTVPAGEGKRIVMSHKNRARAQEEKKNLFMIAIISFILLMGFMLKQFLAAIIAAGIIFLALQQVRPQKTIMVPKLLINNEGKKTAPFVDATGAHAGALLGDVRHDPYQSGGLGTPAHERVEAGMIHKAHKGVLYIDEIGTMKMKTQQELLTAMQDKKYSITGQSETSSGAMVRSQAVPCDFVLVASGNLHVLKGMHPALRSRIRGYGYEVYMKDTMPDTPENREKLVQFVAQEVEKDGRIPHFNKDAIKEIIREAQRRAGKKDSLTLKLRDLGGLVRAAGDIAKSEGAELVSKKHVLKAKKFARTLEQQIADRYITQKKKYSVFKSHGSEIGRVNGLAIIGDRSGIILPIAAEAAPAQSKEEGRIIATGKLGEIAKEAVQNVSALIKKYTGTDISNYDIHIQFLQAYDGVEGDSASVSVATAVISALEEIPVDQSVALTGSLSIRGDVLPVGGVTGKIEAAAEAGIKKVLIPKANMDDVMIEKKYEDKIEVIPVKSLGEVLEHALIGKGKESLIEKMQRISSDIMPKGIIKNPTTH, encoded by the coding sequence ATGACAAGCGAGGTTAAAAAAGCTAACATGAAAGAATCATTTTCATATGAAACTTCAAAAGACATACCAGTACCCAAAAGATTAATAGATCAGATAATAGGCCAGGAAGAAGCGGTTGAAACGATAAAAAAGGCTGCTGAGCAACGTCGTAATGTACTACTCATCGGAGAACCTGGAGTAGGAAAATCAATGCTCGCAAGGGCGATGGCAGAACTATTACCAAGAGAAGAACTCAAAGATATACTGGTCTATCCCAACCTCGACGACCCAAACAATCCCGTGATCAGCACAGTACCCGCCGGTGAAGGTAAAAGGATTGTGATGAGCCACAAAAACAGGGCAAGAGCCCAAGAAGAAAAGAAAAACCTCTTCATGATCGCTATAATAAGTTTCATACTCCTCATGGGATTCATGCTCAAACAATTCCTCGCAGCAATAATAGCAGCGGGGATAATATTCCTAGCACTACAACAAGTAAGACCACAGAAAACAATAATGGTACCAAAATTATTAATAAACAATGAAGGGAAAAAAACAGCACCATTCGTCGACGCAACCGGAGCCCATGCAGGAGCACTACTAGGAGACGTAAGACACGACCCATACCAGTCAGGAGGCCTAGGAACCCCAGCACACGAAAGAGTAGAGGCAGGGATGATACACAAAGCCCACAAAGGAGTACTATACATCGACGAAATAGGTACAATGAAAATGAAAACACAACAAGAACTCCTAACGGCAATGCAAGACAAGAAATACTCAATCACAGGACAAAGCGAAACCAGCAGCGGCGCCATGGTAAGATCACAAGCAGTACCCTGTGACTTCGTGCTCGTAGCCTCAGGTAACCTACATGTACTCAAAGGAATGCACCCAGCGTTACGTTCAAGGATAAGAGGCTATGGATATGAGGTCTACATGAAAGACACCATGCCAGACACCCCAGAGAACAGAGAAAAACTTGTACAATTCGTGGCACAAGAAGTGGAAAAGGATGGAAGGATACCCCATTTCAACAAGGATGCCATAAAAGAGATCATAAGGGAAGCCCAGCGAAGAGCAGGTAAGAAAGATTCACTAACCCTAAAATTAAGGGATCTTGGAGGCCTTGTAAGAGCAGCTGGTGATATTGCAAAGAGCGAGGGCGCGGAACTCGTATCCAAAAAGCACGTGCTAAAGGCGAAGAAATTTGCAAGAACCCTCGAACAACAGATAGCGGACAGGTACATCACCCAGAAGAAGAAATATAGCGTCTTCAAATCCCATGGAAGTGAAATCGGTAGAGTGAATGGATTGGCAATCATAGGGGATCGTAGTGGTATAATATTGCCCATAGCCGCTGAAGCCGCCCCCGCACAGAGCAAAGAAGAAGGTAGAATCATAGCAACCGGTAAACTGGGTGAGATAGCCAAGGAAGCCGTCCAGAATGTAAGTGCACTTATCAAAAAATATACCGGTACCGACATCTCCAACTATGACATACACATACAATTCCTACAAGCCTACGATGGCGTGGAGGGTGACAGTGCAAGCGTATCAGTCGCCACAGCAGTAATATCAGCCCTTGAAGAGATACCAGTGGATCAGTCCGTGGCGCTTACAGGATCATTAAGCATAAGAGGGGATGTATTACCCGTTGGCGGCGTTACAGGTAAGATAGAAGCCGCGGCAGAAGCAGGGATAAAAAAAGTGCTCATCCCAAAGGCTAACATGGATGATGTGATGATCGAGAAGAAATATGAGGATAAAATAGAAGTAATACCCGTGAAAAGCCTAGGAGAGGTCCTGGAACATGCTCTCATTGGTAAGGGTAAGGAGAGTCTCATAGAGAAGATGCAGAGGATAAGCAGCGATATCATGCCAAAGGGTATAATAAAGAATCCCACAACCCATTAA
- the hypA gene encoding hydrogenase maturation nickel metallochaperone HypA gives MHELSMADAIIKTVIDSAEKNNAIEVLEVTIEIGELTLLNPEQIKFILEVLSEDTILEGAKFNIEVIPAKIECSCGYKGGIGSNDELDHYNPIISCPSCGRGNFKIIDGRECNIKNIKIEQEE, from the coding sequence TTGCATGAACTTTCAATGGCTGATGCTATTATAAAAACAGTTATTGACTCTGCCGAGAAGAACAATGCCATAGAAGTATTAGAGGTTACAATCGAGATTGGAGAGTTAACACTTCTTAACCCAGAGCAGATAAAATTCATATTAGAAGTTTTAAGTGAAGACACTATACTAGAGGGTGCGAAATTTAACATTGAAGTAATACCCGCCAAGATAGAATGTTCCTGCGGATATAAAGGTGGAATAGGATCCAATGATGAATTAGACCATTATAATCCGATAATTTCATGCCCATCTTGTGGCAGGGGCAACTTTAAGATAATTGATGGGAGAGAATGCAACATCAAGAACATAAAAATTGAACAGGAGGAATAA
- a CDS encoding ribose-phosphate diphosphokinase — MIIGGSASQNLAAKVANLLHDRLCPIETHKFPDGERYIRIKGEIPDEVVVIQSTGYPQDENFMELFLIIKTLKDIGADKVKAVIPYLGYSRQDKRFKPGEAVSVKIIAELLEAAGADEVFSVNLHEHNIIKFFNIPAHELSAIPLLAKHLSPIVDDPIIVAPDKGALAHAKTMAEIIGCEYDYMEKVRISPEKVETRLKSFDVEGRSAIIVDDIISTGGTIVNAARILRSQGANDIKVACVHAVLVDDALLRIFSVGVDDVIATDTIKSEVSRVSVAPLIVEALKGD, encoded by the coding sequence TTGATAATAGGGGGTTCTGCATCTCAAAATTTGGCGGCTAAGGTTGCTAATCTACTCCATGATCGATTGTGTCCAATAGAAACACACAAGTTCCCTGATGGTGAAAGATACATTAGGATAAAGGGTGAAATCCCCGATGAGGTTGTTGTCATCCAATCAACAGGGTATCCTCAGGATGAAAATTTTATGGAGTTATTTTTAATAATAAAAACCCTTAAGGATATTGGCGCCGATAAAGTGAAGGCTGTGATACCATACCTTGGATATTCAAGACAGGATAAAAGGTTTAAACCCGGCGAAGCCGTTTCTGTGAAGATAATAGCAGAACTACTAGAAGCTGCGGGTGCTGATGAAGTATTCTCCGTCAACTTGCATGAACATAATATAATCAAATTTTTCAACATACCGGCTCATGAGCTTTCAGCCATACCGCTACTTGCAAAACATTTATCCCCAATAGTTGATGATCCTATCATAGTCGCGCCTGATAAAGGTGCCTTGGCCCACGCCAAGACAATGGCTGAGATAATAGGCTGTGAATACGATTACATGGAAAAAGTGCGTATTTCACCCGAAAAGGTGGAGACACGCCTTAAAAGCTTTGATGTGGAGGGTAGAAGTGCTATAATAGTTGATGATATTATCAGTACAGGGGGTACAATTGTCAATGCAGCTAGGATATTACGCAGTCAAGGCGCTAATGATATCAAAGTGGCTTGTGTACATGCTGTGCTCGTTGATGATGCTCTATTAAGGATATTCTCAGTTGGCGTGGATGATGTTATAGCCACTGATACCATAAAATCAGAGGTTAGCAGAGTATCAGTGGCTCCACTTATAGTAGAAGCCCTAAAAGGGGATTAA
- a CDS encoding GNAT family N-acetyltransferase, whose translation MNIRNVKERDFIKIAELALKCKPMATERNSIYHLFTKFFSNTSFVAEEDHRMIGFLLGFISQDNPKEAYIHLLCVHPRFRGYGIASKLLKEFIENVKRKNIRRISLITKPINKRAISFYKKHGFKDYKGPETKKIGDVNVFKGYNGEGEDMVLFEKFVK comes from the coding sequence TTGAATATTAGGAATGTTAAGGAAAGGGATTTCATTAAGATAGCGGAACTCGCATTGAAATGCAAACCAATGGCCACAGAGAGAAACTCTATATATCATCTGTTCACAAAATTTTTCTCAAACACATCATTTGTAGCCGAAGAAGACCATAGGATGATAGGATTCCTTCTAGGATTCATATCACAGGACAATCCAAAGGAGGCATATATACATCTTTTATGTGTTCATCCAAGATTTAGAGGCTATGGCATAGCATCCAAACTCTTAAAAGAATTTATAGAGAATGTTAAAAGGAAGAATATTAGGAGAATATCCCTTATAACAAAACCAATAAACAAGAGAGCAATATCATTTTACAAGAAACACGGATTTAAGGACTACAAAGGCCCTGAAACCAAGAAAATTGGGGATGTGAATGTTTTCAAAGGGTATAATGGTGAGGGAGAGGATATGGTACTCTTTGAAAAGTTTGTAAAATAA